In Perca flavescens isolate YP-PL-M2 chromosome 7, PFLA_1.0, whole genome shotgun sequence, the following proteins share a genomic window:
- the zgc:113278 gene encoding translocating chain-associated membrane protein 1-like 1 isoform X1, with protein sequence MGFRKKNKSPPVLSHEFVIQNHADMVSCLAMIILLGLMFEVTAKFAIMFITVQYNVTQVLDEKSDPVNLYQYGPKDVATVFFYLLIAVILHALIQEYILDKMNRRLHLSKTKHSKFNESGQLAAFYLFSFIWGCSILTAEDFATNPTFLWEGYPHTHMVFQVKFFYICQIAYWLHALPELYFQKVRKEDIPRQLYYICLYVVHIAGAYVLNLHRLGLVLLVPHYLVELLFHASRLFYFSDENKQKGFTLWALLFVIARLLTLTLSVLTFGFGLPRTENQGFSLAEGNFNVLTIRMTCLAAICLTQAWMMWKFINFQLKKWREHSRNQASKKKAVSPKSKPHKREPTRGGAANGVVKSEDKTSPRARKAKAS encoded by the exons ATGGGGTTCCGCAAGAAGAACAAGAGCCCGCCGGTGCTGAGCCACGAGTTTGTGATCCAGAATCACGCCGACATGGTTTCGTGTTTGGCCATGATAATCCTCCTCGGCCTGATGTTCGAG GTCACAGCCAAGTTTGCCATCATGTTCATCACAGTCCAGTACAACGTAACACAAGTTCTTG ATGAGAAGAGTGATCCAGTAAACCTTTACCAGTATGGCCCTAAAGATGTGGCCACTGTGTTTTTCTACCTTCTTATTGCGGTCATCCTTCATGCCTTGATACAAGAATATATTCTCGAT aaaatgaaCAGGAGGTTGCACCTGTCAAAAACCAAACACAGCAAGTTCAACGAGTCTGGACAGCTCGCGGCGTTCTACCTGTTCTCCTTCATCTGGGGCTGCAGCATCCTAACAGCG GAGGACTTTGCAACAAATCCTACTTTTTTATGGGAGGGTtacccacacactcacatggT TTTCCAGGTCAAGTTCTTTTACATTTGCCAAATTGCCTATTGGCTCCATGCACTTCCTGAGCTGTACTTTCAAAAAGTTCGGAAG gaGGACATCCCCCGCCAGCTCTATTACATTTGCCTTTACGTTGTCCACATCGCTGGTGCCTATGTCTTAAA CCTCCACCGACTGGGCCTGGTGTTGCTGGTCCCTCACTACCTGGTGGAGCTGCTGTTCCACGCTTCACGCCTCTTCTACTTCAGTGATGAGAACAAGCAGAAGGG tTTTACTCTGTGGGCTCTACTTTTTGTCATCGCCCGCCTCCTCACCCTCACACTCTCAGTTCTGACGTTTGGCTTCGGGCTGCCCCGTACAGAAAACCAGGGCTTTTCCTTAGCAGAAGGCAACTTCAATGTGCTCACCATAAG GATGACTTGTCTGGCAGCTATCTGCCTGACACAGGCTTGGATGATGTGGAAGTTCATTAACTTCCAGTTGAAAAAGTGGAGGGAGCACAGCCGGAACCAGGCGTCAAAGAAGAAGGCCGTCAGCCCAAAGAGCAAGCCTCACAAAAGGGAGCCTACAAGGG GAGGTGCTGCCAATGGGGTTGTGAAGTCTGAGGATAAAACATCACCACGGGCAAGAAAAGCCAAAGCTTCATAG
- the zgc:113278 gene encoding translocating chain-associated membrane protein 1-like 1 isoform X2 encodes MFITVQYNVTQVLDEKSDPVNLYQYGPKDVATVFFYLLIAVILHALIQEYILDKMNRRLHLSKTKHSKFNESGQLAAFYLFSFIWGCSILTAEDFATNPTFLWEGYPHTHMVFQVKFFYICQIAYWLHALPELYFQKVRKEDIPRQLYYICLYVVHIAGAYVLNLHRLGLVLLVPHYLVELLFHASRLFYFSDENKQKGFTLWALLFVIARLLTLTLSVLTFGFGLPRTENQGFSLAEGNFNVLTIRMTCLAAICLTQAWMMWKFINFQLKKWREHSRNQASKKKAVSPKSKPHKREPTRGGAANGVVKSEDKTSPRARKAKAS; translated from the exons ATGTTCATCACAGTCCAGTACAACGTAACACAAGTTCTTG ATGAGAAGAGTGATCCAGTAAACCTTTACCAGTATGGCCCTAAAGATGTGGCCACTGTGTTTTTCTACCTTCTTATTGCGGTCATCCTTCATGCCTTGATACAAGAATATATTCTCGAT aaaatgaaCAGGAGGTTGCACCTGTCAAAAACCAAACACAGCAAGTTCAACGAGTCTGGACAGCTCGCGGCGTTCTACCTGTTCTCCTTCATCTGGGGCTGCAGCATCCTAACAGCG GAGGACTTTGCAACAAATCCTACTTTTTTATGGGAGGGTtacccacacactcacatggT TTTCCAGGTCAAGTTCTTTTACATTTGCCAAATTGCCTATTGGCTCCATGCACTTCCTGAGCTGTACTTTCAAAAAGTTCGGAAG gaGGACATCCCCCGCCAGCTCTATTACATTTGCCTTTACGTTGTCCACATCGCTGGTGCCTATGTCTTAAA CCTCCACCGACTGGGCCTGGTGTTGCTGGTCCCTCACTACCTGGTGGAGCTGCTGTTCCACGCTTCACGCCTCTTCTACTTCAGTGATGAGAACAAGCAGAAGGG tTTTACTCTGTGGGCTCTACTTTTTGTCATCGCCCGCCTCCTCACCCTCACACTCTCAGTTCTGACGTTTGGCTTCGGGCTGCCCCGTACAGAAAACCAGGGCTTTTCCTTAGCAGAAGGCAACTTCAATGTGCTCACCATAAG GATGACTTGTCTGGCAGCTATCTGCCTGACACAGGCTTGGATGATGTGGAAGTTCATTAACTTCCAGTTGAAAAAGTGGAGGGAGCACAGCCGGAACCAGGCGTCAAAGAAGAAGGCCGTCAGCCCAAAGAGCAAGCCTCACAAAAGGGAGCCTACAAGGG GAGGTGCTGCCAATGGGGTTGTGAAGTCTGAGGATAAAACATCACCACGGGCAAGAAAAGCCAAAGCTTCATAG